One Fusarium falciforme chromosome 12, complete sequence DNA window includes the following coding sequences:
- a CDS encoding SGNH-hydro domain-containing protein, with protein sequence MVSPDTYENKVVWAGTQLNENSGMADGNHAGLLGKTIKYITNHVGPTLNNTSTIAKDGNGPREAAGRLGNLIDKITEECPDAVVLVSIIIYTCDSHHARRERTKQYQKLILGIVRQRRQKGKHVVAVDFSRWEEAGHNLLRDCVHPTDDAYDLMEDWWYSFITQVDEA encoded by the exons ATGGTCTCCCCCGACACTTACG AGAACAAGGTGGTCTGGGCTGGGACACAACTCAATGAGAACAGTGGTATGGCCGATGGTAACCAT GCAGGGCTTCTAGGCAAGACGATCAAGTACATTACCAACCACGTCGGGCCTACGCTGAA CAATACTAGTACAATCGCCAAAGATGGCAATGGCCCAAGGGAGGCGGCTGGGCGACTGGGAAATCTCATCGATAAAATCACTGAAGAGTGCCCAGACGCTGTTGTTCTGGTGTCAATCATCATCTACACATGCGACAGCCACCACGCCCGGCGAGAGCGCACCAAGCAGTATCAGAAGCTCATTCTTGGTATTGTCCGACAACGGCGGCAGAAGGGTAAGCATGTCGTGGCTGTCGACTTTTCTCGCTGGGAGGAGGCCGGACATAACCTCCTCCGAGATTGCGTGCATCCAACTGATGACGCCTATGACTTGATGGAAGACTGGTGGTACAGCTTTATCACTCAAGTCGACGAAGCCTAG
- a CDS encoding Glyco-trans-2-like domain-containing protein: MAAEKSRSRFVESGVLQPPSPTADTQTLKKLEGGDYPFPTTQKSPEWLFKGYPPPSRSPHSSYSGTPAMQFPEAKEPAMVAKYIARRATLLGWFDEPAAAAITSGWSSTCIALKKPDGSYTYAPDDPSPDLVAAVARLDESAVVSMVSEVTNQVLDSIKPEQASLVIESTGARIPIVARLADVQSSLVHSASSCIIVEERCVLIWSNETRTIINVAHNVEKQMLGFIVGPNMPTNMLAQTEEQSVEGLVTPVRGAIDEKDEVYQRAIKVEEGEGEGEEDIEGKQPVRPVLRVHSFRIGVVMILVILTQSVGVSKLLRQWTWDGDWMRFILVAVIPPLCLLSLFFFIVVVSSVFQLLLPAGMCLRNSKYHSAVKPNPKRYRDYELPHITVQMPVYKEGLRGVIVPTMVSVMAAIQHYENQGGTASVFINDDGMQCIQPELAAARKQYYRENGIGYCARLPTMRSHKSGGFLSWFKRSPPIDPAVDNQDESELSPQGRANKLGFVRKGKFKKASNMNYCLAFSNRVEDELHRLTELECQTRDCTYESLTAEDDDRLYEVALQNMLEADEGKTWAEGNIRMGEIILIIDCDTRVPVDCLLYGALEMHESPEVAILQHGSGVMQVAHNIFENGITYFTNIVYTAIKYGVGTGDVAPFVGHNAFLRWKAIQSVEFVDRSDGITKWWSDTHVSEDFDISLRIQMAGMVCRLATYHNGSFQEGVSLTVYDELNRWEKYAYGCNELVFHPFYQWIYKGPVTRLFFRFLWSNMPVSSKVSIIAYIFTYYAIAAGMLLTLVNYVIVGLFFYDLDHFYTPSWGIWVSLLVVFNGVASVSTSMTRHRLKEKSFWVAILETAKWLPFLLLFFGGISINCAKALLCHAFSINIEWASTSKELGPTGIYIGLNKMMHRFKYTFLICIVIAAGMIYMAVGAPWGWTIAPGQFSAGTYAIVPLAVQVSCAFTLPLFLGLT; this comes from the exons atggctgCTGAAAAGTCACGCTCTCGCTTTGTCGAGTCGGGAGTGCTTCAGCCGCCTAGTCCCACGGCCGACACGCAGACTttgaagaagctcgagggAGGGGATTACCCATTTCCCACTACTCAGAAGTCTCCAGAATGGCTCTTCAAAGGATACCCTCCTCCGTCTAGGTCCCCACACAGCTCCTATTCCGGGACGCCTGCCATGCAGTtccccgaggccaaggagccaGCCATG GTTGCCAAGTACATCGCTCGCCGCGCAACTCTGCTTGGCTGGTTCGATGAGCCggctgccgctgccatcACCAGTGGCTGGTCGTCAACATGCATCGCGCTCAAGAAGCCCGACGGCTCTTATACCTATGCTCCAGATGATCCGAGTCCGGACCTGGTGGCAGCCGTTGCTCGCTTGGATGAGAGTGCCGTCGTCTCCATGGTGTCTGAAGTGACCAACCAAGTTCTTGATAGCATCAAACCAGAACAGGCCAGCCTGGTCATTGAGAGTACCGGTGCCCGTATCCCGATCGTCGCCAGGCTGGCTGATGTGCAGTCGTCACTTGTGCACTCGGCCAGCTCATGCATTATCGTCGAGGAGCGGTGTGTTCTTATCTGGTCCAATGAGACAAGAACCATCATCAATGTAGCTCACAATGTCGAGAAGCAAATGCTGGGCTTT ATTGTCGGCCCAAACATGCCGACCAACATGCTTGCTCAGACCGAAGAGCAATCAGTTGAAGGCCTCGTCACACCTGTCCGCGGTGCCATCGACGAGAAGGATGAAGTCTATCAGCGCGCAatcaaggtcgaggagggtgagggagAAGGGGAGGAGGACATTGAGGGCAAACAGCCTGTACGGCCTGTTCTGAGGGTACACTCATTCCGAATTGGCGTTGTCATGATCTTGGTGATCCTAACGCAGAGCGTGGGTGTGTCAAAG CTCCTCCGGCAGTGGACTTGGGACGGTGACTGGATGCGCTTCATCCTGGTAGCTGTTATTCCACCTCTTTGCCTCCTGTCACTG TTCTTCTTCATTGTTGTCGTGAGCAGTGTTTTCCAGCTCCTTCTCCCAGCTGGCATGTGTCTGAGAAACTCGAAATATCACTCCG CTGTCAAGCCCAACCCCAAGCGCTATCGAGACTATGAGCTGCCACACATCACGGTGCAGATGCCTGTATACAAGGAGGGTCTCCGAGG TGTCATCGTTCCAACCATGGTCTCCGTCATGGCCGCCATCCAGCACTACGAGAATCAAGGCGGCACAGCTTCTGTCTTCATCAACGATGACGGTATGCAGTGTATCCAGCCTGAGTTGGCTGCGGCCCGTAAGCAGTACTACCGTGAAAACGGTATTGGATATTGTGCACGGCTGCCAACCATGAGAAGTCACAAGAGCGGGGGCTTCTTGTCGTGGTTCAAGCGATCGCCACCCATTGACCCAGCAGTGGACAACCAGGACGAGAGCGAACTCAGTCCACAAGGTCGAGCCAACAAGCTCGGCTTTGTGCGCAAGGGAAAGTTCAAGAAGGCCAGCAACATGAACTACTGCTTGGCCTTCTCTAACCGCGTCGAGGATGAACTGCATCGGCTGACGGAGCTGGAATGTCAGACTCGCGACTGCACTTACGAGAGCCTGACAGCAGAAGATGATGACAGGCTCTATGAAGTTGCGCTTCAGAACATGCTCGAGGCTGACGAAGGCAAGACTTGGGCTGAGGGTAATATCCGTATGGGTGAGATCATCTTGATCATTGACTGCGATACCCGCGTCCCTGTCGACTGCCTACTATACGGGGCTCTCGAGATGCACGAGAGTCCTGAGGTGGCCATTCTGCAGCATGGCTCTGGTGTCATGCAGGTTGCTCACAACATCTTTGAGAACGGTATCACTTACTTCACCAACATTGTCTACACAGCCATCAAATATGGCGTTGGCACCGGTGATGTCGCCCCTTTTGTCGGTCACAACGCCTTTCTTCGTTGGAAAGCCATCCAGAGCGTTGAATTCGTTGATAGATCCGACGGCATCACGAAATGGTGGTCTGACACGCATGTCTCTGAAGATTTCGACATCAGTCTGCGAATTCAGATGGCCGGCATGGTCTGTCGTCTAGCCACCTATCACAACGGGAGCTTCCAAGAGGGTGTCTCTTTGACCGTCTACGATGAGCTGAACCGTTGGGAAAAGTACGCTTACGGTTGTAACGAGCTCGTGTTTCATCCGTT CTACCAGTGGATTTACAAAGGGCCAGTAACCAGGCTATTCTTCCGATTTCTCTGGAGTAACATGCCAGTCTCCAGTAAGGTCTCTATCATTGCCTACATTTTTACCT ACTATGCCATTGCTGCTGGCATGCTTCTTACACTCGTCAACTATGTCATCGTCGGCTTGTTCTTTTATGACCTCGACCATTTCTATACTCCATCGTGGGGTATCTGGGTGTCTCTGCTGGTTGTCTTTAACGGTGTCGCCTCCGTATCAACCAGCATGACCCGTCACCGACTCAAAGAAAAGTCATTCTGGGTCGCCATTCTTGAGACAGCCAAATGGCTGCCATTTCTGCTTCTATTCTTTGGTGGCATCAGCATCAACTGTGCCAAGGCCTTGCTGTGTCACGCCTTTTCCATCAACATCGAATGGGCGTCAACATCAAAGGAGTTGGGTCCTACGGGCATTTACATCGGTCTCAACAAGATGATGCATCGGTTCAAGTATACCTTCCTCATCtgcatcgtcatcgctgcTGGCATGATTTACATGGCTGTCGGTGCACCCTGGGGCTGGACCATCGCCCCTGGCCAGTTCTCGGCAGGCACGTACGCCATCGTCCCTCTCGCTGTGCAAGTGTCCTGTGCATTCACTCTTCCCCTGTTCCTTGGCTTGACATGA
- a CDS encoding GH16 domain-containing protein, translating into MEGSTAVTSPAEGSSSRRVNPFGTPGDEPPENPFSTPVAATPIAESLTSRRSPHTRNASTYEVAGPRRRFKSSRLKGEFEKPWLEKSKKEVNWDSIIFYTCIFIGLGIGGFLCWKETQGIPNYEYCLIMDDHFENLDNWNHEVQMGGFGTGTFDWTTTDKANSYVDAEGLHIVPTLTLESTEITYDQLVHGHTVNLTTDGRSDGKCTSDEKATDDEWETRWPCAAVSNSTKGQIINPVRSARLNTKGKKTIRYGRVEVTARMPRGDWLWPAIWMMPQDSVYGEWPKSGEIDIAESRGNDARKYSMGDNLVSSALHWGTATENDRWRRSYGEWGGKRVRYTDDFHTYGLEWSEKYLFTWLDGRLRQVIFFDFTKNKNLWTYGEFAGESVNGSVPVDPWGSTGRPNTPFDQSFFLILNVAVGGTNGWFPDAVGGKPWADRSETPMRDFWKANETWLPSWGPKEERGMVVKSVKMWQQGQC; encoded by the exons ATGGAAGGCTCGACGGCTGTCACTTCTCCTGCCGAGGGATCGTCCTCCCGGCGGGTTAACCCCTTCGGAACCCCGGGTGATGAGCCGCCCGAGAACCCATTCTCAACTCCTGTTGCCGCAACACCTATTGCAGAGTCCTTAACGTCCCGACGGTCACCACACACTCGGAATGCTTCTACATATGAAG TTGCTGGCCCTCGCAGACGCTTCAAGAGCAGTCGGCTCAAGGGCGAATTCGAGAAGCCATGGCTCGAAaagtccaagaaggaagTCAACTGGGACAGCATTATCTTTTACACATGTATCTTTATCGGACTTG GCATTGGAGGATTCCTTTGTTGGAAGGAAACTCAGGGCATCCCCAATTATGAA TATTGCTTGATCATGGATGATCACTTTGAGAACCTCGACAACTGGAATCATGAGGTCCAGATGGGCGGATTTGG TACTGGAACCTTTGACTGGACCACCACCGACAAGGCCAATTCGTATGTCGACGCCGAGGGCCTGCACATCGTACCCACCTTGACGCTTGAGAGCACCGAAATTACCTATGATCAGCTGGTCCACGGCCACACTGTCAACCTGACGACCGATGGACGCTCCGACGGCAAGTGCACATCTGATGAAAAAGCCACCGACGATGAATGGGAGACCCGTTGGCCATGCGCCGCCGTCAGCAACAGCACCAAGGGCCAGATCATCAACCCAGTGCGGTCAGCACgactcaacaccaagggcaagaagacgaTCCGCTATGGTCGTGTCGAGGTGACGGCACGTATGCCTCGTGGAGACTGGCTGTGGCCAGCAATCTGGATGATGCCCCAGGACAGCGTCTACGGTGAGTGGCCAAAGTCGGGTGAGATTGATATCGCCGAGAGCCGCGGCAATGACGCTCGCAAATATTCCATGGGTGATAACCTCGTGTCGTCGGCACTTCACTGGGGCACTGCTACTGAGAATGATCGCTGGCGGAGGAGCTACGGTGAGTGGGGAGGCAAACGAGTCCGCTACACTGACGACTTCCACACCTATGGACTCGAGTGGAGTGAGAAGTACCTCTTCACCTGGCTCGACGGTCGTCTTCGG CAagtcatcttcttcgacttcaccaagaacaagaacctGTGGACCTACGGCGAATTTGCCGGAGAGTCCGTCAACGGCTCGGTCCCTGTAGATCCCTGGGGCAGCACGGGCCGTCCTAATACGCCCTTTGACCAGTCTTTCTTTCTCATCCTGAACGTGGCGGTCGGTGGCACCAATGGCTGGTTTCC CGACGCTGTTGGCGGAAAGCCGTGGGCCGACCGCAGTGAGACCCCCATGCGGGACTTTTGGAAGGCCAACGAGACATGGCTTCCAAGTTGGGGTCCCAAGGAGGAGCGCGGCATGGTTGTAAAATCGGTCAAAATGTGGCAGCAAGGCCAATGCTAG
- a CDS encoding Zn(2)-C6 fungal-type domain-containing protein codes for MSPVVKCWSDLHTVCESSGKDHSDIYTTFTVIDDDDVVYAGRLDIPKQDITLDQVTAALTLVPDDHVFPRLSSSRECFTVVPNDVSKRSDVFIKRPPLDLYETCKGEGTLPVLPAAVLEEAHALQVISRKPHPGLVNFYGCRVQRGRITGLVLEKHPNDLNRHLERVGLVDKTAFMTALRSAVRHLHRIGMAHNDINPANILVNSQGLPILADFGSCREIGHKLTASRGTLGWMDDGDDYSTSEMNHDIIIDHCVERFFARLYPTIPILTRDHVLSLKGSSLVEAHAVLAAMCAQVLLQAEEPENLLSEGVIRESNAIYGNMILESAVATHQSISRNVKPSLNQCLLAFFLYACHARLSHHSQAFLFLREATTLFCLLRLDDMDVSTRALAGRLFWVLLVSERSHAIRYRRPITLQITSETPELEMGDPSLVGFWSLAALFRPIDTSFVALLNQEIAATPPLHASLDYVETSVNTALKADIHLHDTQKANLRITQLWLRVIIWKLRLRLGHLSESATQHSLTFQYPLEVAKDLTLSTRDLPLESIKVHGVGLTEKLYDVVSAVVDVLARVPVNPSSPQGLAMGTSPQDDLAYIRGLMAQLPGGTSIYEPLLVNHIQQALPSPGPSITLSSPTG; via the exons ATGTCACCAGTCGTCAAGTGCTGGAGCGACCTACACACGGTCTGCGAGTCCTCCGGCAAGGATCACTCGGACATCTACACGACATTCACTGtcattgacgatgatgacgtgGTATATGCTGGACGGCTGGATATACCCAAACAAGACATCACCTTGGACCAAGTAACGGCAGCTCTTACTCTGGTGCCAGACGACCATGTGTTTCCAAGGCTATCAAGCTCAAGAGAATGCTTCACTGTCGTACCCAATGATGTGAGCAAAAGGAGCGACGTCTTCATCAAACGGCCGCCTCTAGACCTGTACGAGACTTGCAAAGGCGAGGGAACTCTGCCAGTTCTACCTGCCGCGGTTCTGGAAGAAGCCCACGCGCTCCAGGTCATCTCCAGGAAGCCCCATCCTGGCCTCGTAAACTTTTACGGCTGCCGCGTTCAGCGGGGCCGCATTACCGGCCTAGTTCTCGAGAAGCACCCCAACGATCTAAATCGGCATCTAGAGAGAGTAGGGCTGGTGGATAAAACAGCCTTCATGACGGCTCTACGGTCGGCAGTCCGCCACCTTCACAGGATCGGAATGGCGCACAACGATATCAACCCGGCCAACATCCTCGTCAACTCTCAAGGACTTCCCATCCTGGCTGACTTTGGCTCCTGTCGCGAGATCGGACACAAGCTGACAGCCAGTCGCGGCACactgggatggatggacgatGGGGATGACTACTCTACATCAGAAATGAACCACGATATT ATCATTGATCACTGCGTCGAGAGGTTCTTTGCGAGGCTGTATCCCaccatccccatcctcaCCCGCGACCATGTCCTCAGCCTCAAGGGCTCATCGTTGGTCGAGGCTCACGCTGTACTAGCCGCCATGTGCGCGCAGGTGCTCCTCCAGGCCGAAGAGCCAGAGAATCTCCTTTCTGAAGGCGTCATCCGTGAGAGTAATGCCATTTACGGGAACATGATCCTGGAGAGCGCTGTGGCGACGCATCAGTCCATCTCCCGTAATGTCAAGCCCAGCCTCAATCAGTGCCTCCTCGCCTTTTTCCTGTACGCATGCCATGCGAGGCTGTCACATCACAGCCAGGCATTCCTATTCCTCCGCGAGGCAACAACTCTGTTTTGTCTACTGAGACTCGACGACATGGACGTCTCCACGAGAGCCCTGGCTGGTCGCCTCTTCTGGGTTCTCCTTGTATCAGAAAGATCACACGCAATCCGTTACCGTCGCCCTATCACGCTACAAATCACAAGCGAAACACCAGAGCTAGAGATGGGTGACCCTTCACTGGTCGGCTTCTGGAGTCTGGCAGCTCTCTTTCGACCCATCGACACTTCGTTCGTCGCGCTGCTCAACCAAGAGATTGCCGCAACGCCGCCGCTTCATGCGTCACTTGACTATGTCGAGACATCGGTCAACACGGCCCTGAAGGCTGATATACACCTACACGACACTCAAAAAGCAAATCTGCGGATAACACAACTTTGGCTTCGCGTTATCATCTGGAAGCTACGTCTGCGCCTGGGGCATCTCAGCGAAAGTGCGACCCAGCACAGTCTCACGTTTCAGTATCCCCTCGAGGTAGCAAAGGACCTAACCTTGTCGACACGGGACCTGCCACTTGAGAGCATCAAAGTACACGGGGTCGGATTGACTGAAAAGCTTTACGATGTGGTCTCGGCAGTGGTGGATGTTTTGGCCCGTGTTCctgttaacccatcaagccCTCAGGGTCTGGCAATGGGTACATCGCCGCAAGATGACTTGGCATATATTCGAGGCCTCATGGCTCAACTACCAGGTGGTACAAGCATTTACGAACCGCTGCTTGTCAATCACATTCAGCAAGCCCTTCCAAGTCCAGGGCCGAGCATTACACTAAGCAGCCCGACGGGGTAA
- a CDS encoding EHN domain-containing protein, producing the protein MNVTNPPTGQSPIEPFKVDLSKNMPRMLELVKNTKLPDKSAYSSLGSSAGIDLDVLKELQREWVADFDWKTEEEDINSYNHFTTTIEDLKIHFIHERSGEPDAIPLVLLHGWPGSFLEVLPVIKPLTQKAKTSAGRDVSFDIVVPSLPGFAFSQAPPANWTVVDTARIFHSLMTEVLGYRTFAVNGTDWGSGIAYALYEQYPAATRGVHFSMIPFMPLLKDQLTARDITLTPEEQFQERRFAGWNMTGNAYFMVQVTKPTTIGLALQDNPVGQLAWIAQQIIDWSDPRAGTGPSALTHREILRFTSLYFLTETFLSSVFIYSSNPNGFRPEYTKAPTDAPMLYSNFKYNNAFFPRALVEKVGNLVYWKDHDFGGHFPGVDNPSALTSDLRELANYWVS; encoded by the exons ATGAATGTCACCAATCCTCCCACGGGCCAAAGCCCCATCGAGCCTTTCAAGGTCGACTTGTCAAAGAATATGCCGAGAATGCTCGAGTTGGTGAAGAATACCAAGTTGCCTGATAAATCTGCCTACTCTAGTCTTGGATCATCGGCCGGTATTGACTTGGATGTCCTGAAGGAACTACAGAGAGAATGGGTAGCGGATTTTGACTGGAaaacagaggaagaagacatAAACAG TTATAACCACTTCACCACAACCATCGAGGACTTGAAGATTCACTTCATCCATGAACGCTCTGGGGAACCTGATGCAATTCCGCTTGTCCTCTTACATGGCTGGCCAGGCTCTTTCCTGGAGGTTCTGCCTGTCATCAAACCTCTGACTCAAAAGGCGAAAACCTCGGCGGGCAGAGACGTCTCGTTTGATATCGTCGTCCCCTCACTTCCAGGTTTTGCTTTCTCCCAAGCCCCGCCAGCAAATTGGACTGTTGTCGACACGGCTCGCATTTTTCATTCCCTCATGACTGAAGTTTTGGGCTATCGAACTTTCGCTGTCAATGGTACCGATTGGGGCTCCGGAATCGCTTATGCCTTGTATGAGCAATACCCCGCCGCTACTCGGGGTGTGCACTTTTCCATGATTCCTTTCATGCCCTTGCTGAAGGATCAGCTCACAGCTCGCGATATTACCCTTACTCCAGAAGAACAATTCCAGGAGAGGAGGTTCGCAGGTTGGAACATGACTGGTAATGCCTACTTCATGGTGCAGGTCACAAAG CCAACTACAATCGGACTCGCCTTACAGGATAACCCAGTTGGCCAGTTGGCATGGATTGCGCAGCAAATCATCGACT GGTCAGATCCCCGGGCTGGAACTGGTCCGTCTGCTCTAACTCACCGAGAAATCCTTCGATTTACGTCACTCTACTTCCTTACTGAAACATTTCTCTCGTCTGTCTTTATTTACTCATCAAATCCCAATGGGTTTAGACCAGAGTACACCAAGGCTCCCACTGATGCCCCGATGCTTTACAGTAATTTCAAGTACAACAACGCTTTCTTTCCCCGAGCCTTAGTGGAAAAGGTTGGAAACCTGGTGTATTGGAAGG ATCACGATTTTGGCGGCCATTTCCCAGGGGTTGACAACCCATCAGCCCTCACTTCTGACCTTAGAGAGCTTGCGAACTATTGGGTGTCATAG
- a CDS encoding Aamy domain-containing protein, whose amino-acid sequence MGSIIWDDDNQYVGKEPWWKAASFYQVYPASFKDSDGDGWGDLPGLISKLDYLSDLGIDVVWVSPIFESPQKDMGYDVSDYQKIYEPYGTVEDVDVLVEECHSRGLKIILDLVVNHTSTEHEWFKASRLSKSNPKRDWYIWKPARYDKNGIRHPPTNWRGYFAGSTWTWDEHTQEYYLHLYAPDQPDLNWDNDECREAIYENTMRFWLDRGVDGFRIDTVNKYSKRRDFVDAPITDPDSPHQPAPEMWCNGPRIHEFIHEMYEQVLGPYNAVSVGELSLTPHPSQVIPYVSRAARELDMVFEFSMIRLGNGNGFGSKYIYDPFPLSKLKEFVHRWQSFIEGTDAWTTAFCENHDNGRAVDRFGDVSSAEWWLKSAKTIALWQTTLTGTLFLYQGQEIGMTNMPRSWGIEEYKDIESTNFYAEAVESGDEEKVRATMHGLQIMARDHARIPFQWDSSPNAGFTDAQIRPWMRVHENYCDINAAAQVKDPDSILSFYKHTLQLRKEYQDLFVFGSFKLLDPADEHTFTYIKESAVPINAQESTKRRALVVLNMSQETRLGPDIYTALGCSDNQVRLLARTTTKGTAEIKSGRPALEGWESRVYVNF is encoded by the coding sequence ATGGGCTCCATCATCTGGGATGACGACAATCAATATGTCGGCAAAGAACCGTGGTGGAAAGCTGCGTCCTTCTACCAGGTCTACCCAGCCAGTTTCAAAGATTccgatggcgatggctggGGCGATTTACCCGGCCTCATTTCCAAGCTTGATTATTTGAGCGATTTGGGGATTGACGTGGTCTGGGTCTCGCCCATCTTTGAGAGTCCCCAGAAAGACATGGGCTATGATGTGTCAGACTACCAGAAGATATACGAGCCATACGGTACCGTCGAAGATGTCGACGTTCTCGTCGAGGAATGCCACAGCCGTGGTCTAAAGATCATCCTCGACCTTGTCGTCAACCATACCTCGACTGAGCACGAGTGGTTCAAGGCCTCCAGATTATCCAAGAGCAACCCCAAGCGAGACTGGTACATCTGGAAGCCAGCTCGCTACGACAAGAACGGCATTCGGCACCCACCGACAAACTGGCGTGGGTACTTTGCAGGTTCTACATGGACTTGGGATGAGCATACCCAAGAGTACTACCTTCACCTCTACGCGCCGGATCAGCCAGATCTGAATTGGGACAACGATGAGTGCCGGGAGGCCATCTATGAGAATACTATGCGCTTCTGGCTCGACCGTGGTGTGGATGGCTTCCGCATTGACACGGTCAACAAGTACTCAAAGCGACGCGACTTCGTTGACGCCCCTATCACCGACCCAGATTCTCCCCATCAGCCCGCCCCAGAGATGTGGTGCAACGGACCTCGCATTCATGAGTTCATCCATGAGATGTACGAGCAAGTCCTCGGCCCTTACAACGCTGTCTCAGTCGGCGAGCTCTCCCTCACTCCACACCCTTCCCAAGTCATCCCCTACGTGTCCCGAGCTGCCAGGGAGCTCGACATGGTCTTTGAGTTCTCCATGATCCGCCTCGGCAATGGCAATGGCTTCGGCAGCAAGTACATCTATGATCCTTTCCCGCtatccaagctcaaggagttTGTGCACAGGTGGCAGAGCTTCATCGAGGGCACTGATGCGTGGACGACGGCCTTCTGCGAGAACCATGACAATGGACGTGCAGTGGATCGTTTTGGGGATGTTTCATCAGCAGAGTGGTGGTTGAAATCTGCAAAGACAATCGCTCTTTGGCAGACGACGCTCACTGGTACACTTTTCCTGTACCAGGGCCAGGAGATTGGCATGACCAATATGCCTCGGTCTTGGGGTATTGAAGAATACAAGGATATCGAAAGCACCAACTTTTACGCTGAGGCCGTCGAGTCtggggatgaggagaaggtccGGGCCACCATGCATGGCTTGCAGATCATGGCTCGTGACCATGCCAGAATTCCATTCCAGTGGGATAGTTCTCCGAATGCTGGCTTTACGGATGCTCAAATACGACCCTGGATGCGTGTCCATGAGAATTATTGTGATATCAACGCAGCCGCACAGGTCAAGGATCCTGACTCAATTCTGAGTTTTTACAAGCATACTCTGCAACTACGCAAGGAGTACCAGGATTTGTTTGTATTTGGCTCATTCAAACTGCTGGATCCCGCCGACGAGCACACGTTCACTTACATCAAGGAGAGTGCAGTGCCTATAAATGCACAGGAGTCAACAAAGAGGAGAGCTCTTGTTGTTTTGAATATGTCACAGGAAACCAGGCTTGGCCCCGATATTTATACTGCCCTTGGCTGCTCAGACAACCAAGTCCGGTTATTAGCTCGCACAACAACCAAAGGGACTGCAGAGATAAAGAGTGGACGTCCAGCACTTGAGGGATGGGAGAGTAGGGTCTATGTTAACTTTTAA
- a CDS encoding NmrA domain-containing protein, with product MAQVQGRKITILGAGGSLGSPTLRALLAKDAHTITVVQRPESSSEFPSGVIVKTGNLEDETFLGHIFEGQDVVVLMPPLSHIITLQEPAIRAAAKAGVPYLLPAEYGPDPFATKLIEENGLLQAKKKIRDLIDELGVSSWISVTVGVWLDVNLSNGLWGIDAKGRKATLYPGAGGRVTTSSIKHTGEAIAAVLSLPETDLASYKKRAVYAPSFHTTHREMLDAVQRVSKTTDADWEITSRDVGDSLKEFNERISQGDIMASYQKFILTHLLDGYGGDIEHKVDTKLLQKLEQVGLKEEDIETVVKSIL from the coding sequence ATGGCACAAGTTCAAGGACGAAAAATCACTATCCTAGGCGCAGGCGGTAGCCTTGGGTCCCCAACGCTCAGAGCCCTGCTCGCCAAGGACGCGCACACCATCACAGTGGTCCAGCGGCCTGAGTCGTCCAGCGAATTTCCCTCTGGCGTCATTGTTAAGACTGGAAACCTTGAAGACGAAACATTCCTGGGGCATATCTTCGAAGGTCAagatgtcgtcgtcttgaTGCCTCCTCTCTCGCATATCATTACCTTGCAGGAGCCTGCTATTCGTGCCGCTGCGAAGGCGGGTGTTCCCTACCTTTTGCCTGCAGAGTACGGCCCGGATCCTTTCGCCACAAAGCTAATCGAAGAGAATGGACTATTACAGGCTAAAAAGAAGATCCGTGACCTTATTGACGAACTCGGCGTCAGTAGCTGGATATCGGTCACGGTTGGCGTATGGCTGGATGTTAACCTTAGCAATGGCCTATGGGGCATTGATGCCAAGGGCCGCAAGGCAACTCTCTATCCTGGGGCTGGCGGTAGAGTCACGACATCCAGCATCAAACATACTGGCGAGGCTATTGCGGCGGTGCTGAGTTTACCAGAGACTGATCTGGCGAGCTATAAAAAGCGGGCTGTCTACGCTCCCTCATTCCATACCACACACCGGGAGATGTTGGATGCTGTGCAGCGCGTCTCCAAAACAACGGATGCGGACTGGGAAATCACATCACGGGATGTTGGTGATTCCCTAAAAGAGTTTAACGAAAGAATTAGCCAAGGGGATATTATGGCTTCGTATCAGAAGTTTATCCTCACGCATTTGCTGGATGGCTACGGGGGCGATATCGAGCACAAGGTTGACACGAAGTTACTTCAGAAATTGGAACAAGTTGGACTAAAAGAGGAGGATATTGAGACGGTGGTTAAGAGCATACTATAG